The following are from one region of the Salmo salar chromosome ssa27, Ssal_v3.1, whole genome shotgun sequence genome:
- the mturn gene encoding maturin, producing the protein MEFKQLVEVAEKWCSSVPFDLIFAEEDDERRLDFYAEPAISFYVLCPDNMTGGTENFHVWSESEDCLPFLQLAQDYISSCGKKTLLEVLDKVFTSFRPLLGLPDIDDETFEQYHAGVEEEPEPDHQQMGVSQQ; encoded by the exons atggagtttAAGCAGCTGGTGGAGGTGGCGGAGAAATGGTGTTCGTCGGTTCCGTTCGATCTGATCTTTGCGGAGGAGGATGATGAGAGGAGACTGGACTTCTACGCAGAACCGGCAATCTCCTTCTATGTCCTTTGTCCCGATAACATGACGGGAGGGACCGAGAATttc CATGTATGGAGTGAGAGTGAGGACTGCCTGCCGTTCCTACAGCTAGCCCAGGACTACATCTCCTCCTGCGGGAAGAAAACACTGCTAGAGGTCCTGGACAAAGTCTTTACTTCCTTTAGACCT ttgctGGGTCTACCAGACATAGATGATGAGACGTTTGAGCAGTACCATGCAGGCGTGGAGGAGGAACCAGAGCCGGACCACCAGCAGATGGGAGTCAGCCAGCAGTGA